ATTTAAAGAGGAGTCTCGAAGTAccatatttaatgaaattacttTTGCTAaatctgttacaaatgaatgGTGTGTATCACTAAAAGATAATTTTGAGTATGAAATAAAGAATTATGTTGATTAAGACTTATTTCTGCATTTGTTGATGtactttgtaatattatatatatgatagaTTCTATGAAAAAGGATTCTGTTGCATGCCTATAATATCAAGACTCGAGGAAGTAATAGGAAATCAGTCCAACAACTTGGGGCATTGTGTACCTGAGCTAATTTATTAAggcttaattttatattagtagcCAAATATTGGTAATCGGTTCTGTGGTTAGAATttaaccttttaaataatgCTCTAAATAACTTTACTAGGCTATAATATTGGGCAGCAATATTGGCAGAAtgtgtattcaaataatttggattttatactttgtttaataaaatataatactgacTAGATCAGAGTGCAGTTTTTAACAAttgagttttaatttttacatagaTTTGATCAGCACATacctaaaacaatttttatttttttcttggaATCAAAGCCAGGACTTTCGATTCAGGCAGTATAACCACCCTAAAGGCATGAAGGTTGCATTTCAGATTTAGGGTTCCGATTTATTGTAACTAATAATGAGTTACAGATAATAATGATCTGTATTTTGTAGCTATTCCCAATACAAGTCTGATAGAGCTGACAGATAGACAATTGTCATTTTCgtacaaattaagtttttgaCTTTCTACaatctacatacactactgcTAAGTGCTAAGGCATCTTGATTAAACCCTTTGTATGTTAGATATATCACTTATATCAGGATTTTACTGTTATTTTGTTTCTGAAAGACGAAAGTCTATCTCTAATTCATCTTGATTGTGAGTTTTcaatcttataatataatagagattagataatttaaactaatgacttaaaattatttgaacacTTACAATGATggttcttaaatattttacctgttttctatttatattaaatgtgatGGGCAGCCATGACGTTGAAGTAAAATCCGAAGAAGACTTAGGGGTCAAGTACGCTAATAGATGCGAAGTGTGCAAAATATTAGCAACAGAATTGCAAAGCCGGCTAGAAGAAACCGGCAAAGTGCACGACGTAATTGAAATTGGATATTCTCTAGATGACGTTAAGCCAAAGAAGAGGACGAAGTATGAAAAGTCTGAACTTCGACTCATTGAGTCATTGGATGGTGTTTGTGAAAAAATCCTCGACTATAATATTCATAAGGAGCGAGGTGATAGTACGAGATTTGCTAAAGGTATGAgtcaaacttttaaaactttacatGGCCTTGTTGATAAAGGTGTTAAAGTTGATTTGGGAATACCTTTAGAGTTATGGGACAAACCCTCAGCAGAAATAACTCACATGAAAACTCAATGTGAAAGCCTTTTAGAAGAGAATGAGGAAGTCATTGAAGACTGGTATTGGAAGCTACAAGGGaatgttgatttaaaaatCCACTTGTGTACAAAACATGCATTGAGAAACACAGATGATTCCTGTTTGTTTGAAGAGCTTAAACAAAAAGGTGACAGTGCTAAAGCCAAGACAGAATTGtgattactatttttaaggATTTATTTATCACCAATTACAGCTAGAACTGCTAGGaaaaagcatttattatttttttaattagtgtgtactttacttttttatgCATTAATAATGTGATTATGTAATTTGATGATTTATAAAGCTTTCTGTTTGAAAGGAAATCTTTTCTtgcatgaaattattttataaaataacttaagatTTAACTTGTATTATTATCTAACATCTATAGAAActggtttattaatttactatagATTGTGTATATACTGTATTCCCTGGTATAATGTGCTATAGTGTGGATATTGCATTCTCTTAAAACCATatctttttaaactattaaaatgaatttaattttatagcaaCACAATTGAAACTGGTGCAAATGTACACAAAACTAATCATGGAAATGACAAATCATTATCTCTTCTAAACCTCCATATTATAGGGGTGAACTTTAAAAGTACAACTTTAtaccaaaatattaaaaatatactttgtatggaaaatggttttatttaacCTTGTACTCTCTATTATAAACCAAGAATttagatgatttttttaaaaatatctagtgTTTTGGAAGAaactgtaaataaacaatatatctcttttgcaaaataaattattttaaactacatGAGCCTAATgcaagttaataaaatatttgtttgaagTACGTGTtgtttaaaatgataatttgGATATGAAATGAATCTACCGGAAATATTATTCATGCCGTACGAGTTACAACAATCCTTATCAGTAACAtagcttattatttataatttattctttaataacACTTATATATAGATCAACttcatttttcaatatttaagttgcatactttatttttttacatacagaCGTAAAGTATAGTTATTCTCCAAGTATTATGGCTTAACCAAGACACATGtcgatttaaaagtaaaaaacaaacattaataaGCAcctctttatttaatttttaaaagagtactcTATACAAATAATCTATATCTTTTGGTCACCTAGAGACCTAGGTGTTTTACACGAGGTTGtgtgataatttataaataataaaactaataggATAAATCATTCATACGCACTAGGTTACAGAAAACATACAGAAgacataaataacttaattcatTCAAAAGAAATGCTCGCTATATCAATCTTTCGATGTTTACGGACGTATTATGTATAGCAATACTTcgtcatttttgtttttacccaactttataaaaattaaaacacaaatataaaaattattgtaagttTTATCAGAAAAGCAACATTTAAACGTCACCATATCTTACTGACATAACTGTATATTATACAGCTCGGTGCAGATGGACTATTATACTAGGAGACTGTTTCATTCCTCAGATTTAACTGTCGACACATTATTTACTGTATAAATTGTTGCTCCTATTTTGAGCCTATtctaatacatacattatatagcTATTACAGaacatagtatttataaaagttatctttaatggaataaaatatttttaccaaaATGATAACTGAccgaaaaatgaatataaaaaaacaataagatACATAAGGTGTGTAACAATGTGAAGGAGaatgttatgaaattattattttttccttaaaatgtgagaaaaaaggttttatcaGCAATCATATACATGTCAACGAAAACCGTATAGACCAGATTTGACTgattattaatgaaaacaaatttttgaTATCTGAGGAATGAATCTCTAAAAATCAAACTAACACTTGTGTTAACTAGTCAGTTTGTATgcgtaaaagaaaatatgcatacaaatacataatattgatttgaaatatttgtacaatgttcacatttgacataaaatttTGTCGATAGACCTGCCCATCCACAAGTGAGGGCACGATCGGTTCAAAGCCAATTTGAAGTTACAGCATCTTCTATTTCCTTAAGGAATATACAAAATTGTCAAATGTCTCAGCCTGGCGTAAAGTAAAGCACGAAGGTGGTCCTAGGTGAGGTAGGGACTCGGGTCCTGGTAGTCGTCGTCGTCGGAGCAGTCGTCGGTCAGCTGTCGCTGTGCCGCCTCTTCCGGTTCACCACCGCCGTCAGAGCTCGATGCATCTGAGGTtcatcaatatattatatttatgtaataatattgaaatattattttgtgaatTACTATGTTCAAAGCCTGTGCTTAAGTATAACTAGTTAGATTATACTCAGACCATACCTACTTCTAACTATATACAACGCTGTCTACTATGAATAATGGTAGGTACAAAATACTAACTGTGCCGATAGCTATTGtactatatctatatgtatTCGTGTCAAAGCAATCTAAAAAGTGCACTAGTTACCCAGTTACCTGCATGCGGGTCCCAAAGGTTATCACAACGCCTCGCCTTCGTCGGTGGAGGTGATTCTGAACTCCTGTTGAAACAGTTTTcattaaactcaaactcaaaataactttattcctACGTCTACAGAAAAGATTTGAAATTGAtgttgaatttatatttactgccagttcgaACATGATAAGAGGAAAAGACAAATGAAGTAAAATTGTGACACGATGGTACCCTAGGAAAGCCAAAAGGAGTAGAGGAACACCACAAAAAAGATGGGAAGATGGATGTCTAGTCTGTCACTAGTCTACCACTAGGCAGGAGTGATGTGGAAAAGAGTGGCCCAAGAAAGATGAATGGAAAAGGTTGGAGGGTCTTGCGGACTGGCAAACTGCCAAAGATCTGCAGAAATCAAGCAATATCCAAATattagaatgtttttttttcaaccttCTAATATCTAGTTTAATACGATGACCTATGTTTATGTGTATCGATGTGATTAAaaggctatattattattattataacagttCGAAATTCACAGGTGTAGAGTAACTGTAAAGttccttaataatttattgtaaggACAAGTCGGATCTGACTTCTGCACCTGGCCCGAGTGGATTGTTGAGTCTAGGACATGTTTCCATTCATCTTAACCAGTTTTACACAGCCATTTGAATAGAAGACCTTAGGTTTGAGAGTGACACTTAGATACAGGGCCAACACTGAtcttttaaatagtatttttaataaccgaGCAGTGTTGTGGCTTTACAGTgatcatccctgaggtcgagatccgtgtaccaatggactttctaagTGTGCATTAAACATTCACTCAAatggaaaacattgtgaggaaaccgcttgccttagacccaaaattcggcatgtgtcaggcgcAGGAGGCTGATTGATCACAAAAATGTGTACgcgtactagtgtacacacgtaagaagtgaaagtTCTTTAAgaccttatttttttcaaaaaaatgatcaagtatatgcaactttacagaaattggttaaataaagtaaaattagataaagtttaacaaaaggcttttattatcatagacatgaatacaaatattgcaattatttcatttaaccttattacttctaaaattattacagaatttcattaattgtaatagaattattactatcattgtaatagaatagttattatatatttttgttattaatggcttcagaTCTCTTCGAATTAACCGTGGtaaggacaagaaaaagatggcgcgtaacggaaaaaacgtaacaaaaaatgtgacgcgtaaccgaaaatgtgacggtaattttttacaGCACCGAAAAAAGAAGTTTAACTTCAaataacagatacagaaatctgaggcccagacctaaaaaaggttgtagcggcatggatttatgttattttgaaTAACCAACAACTCTACAATACTTTGTAACGGCCTCAGGTATTCAATAATCTTTTATGGTCTACTAAGTCagcttttcttaatttttgacGGTAGCCTGAGTTCGAAAGCCCTATTTCAGGGTAGACCGTCTTCTTAGCTTCTTCTTAGACTAAGATGCCTCTAGAGATCTGGTCACTTATATAGATATAggttttaattatgaatacttttgttatatgattttgtttatattttcaaaattgtcCTCCAAAGATGTGTATACCTGTTCTCATGTGGATCTCCATTCTCGGAGGCCTGCGGCGAAGGCGGCTGACTCAAGGCCTGCATCAGCCGACCCTTGGACTCGTTCCAAATGCTGGAGAGTCTGCCATCGGGGCCGAAGAGAAGCAGAAATGCGTCGATCAACTCTCGGGACTTCTCTTCCCATTTGCTGAGGATGTCTACCCTCTTTTCGCCAATATTTGTTATGACCTGAAAGAGATACATTTTCAAAGCCCATTAACAAACGATTGATTGACTTTATGTTAATT
This region of Pieris brassicae chromosome 13, ilPieBrab1.1, whole genome shotgun sequence genomic DNA includes:
- the LOC123717664 gene encoding protein canopy homolog 4, which produces MMVLKYFTCFLFILNVMGSHDVEVKSEEDLGVKYANRCEVCKILATELQSRLEETGKVHDVIEIGYSLDDVKPKKRTKYEKSELRLIESLDGVCEKILDYNIHKERGDSTRFAKGMSQTFKTLHGLVDKGVKVDLGIPLELWDKPSAEITHMKTQCESLLEENEEVIEDWYWKLQGNVDLKIHLCTKHALRNTDDSCLFEELKQKGDSAKAKTEL